The Mycolicibacterium mageritense genome contains a region encoding:
- a CDS encoding DUF6262 family protein, whose protein sequence is MSRPKPPPPTQKALNALAEYRDGRSDEKRRAVEKAIAYLRKTNADINFSTVSRRAKVSRKTIYKHDDLVALIKQYRDRPAARQPAPAGRETSIDAALRHRLAAKDKEIAALKATVAEQQSTIELLYGQLDTLHEQIT, encoded by the coding sequence ATGAGTCGCCCCAAGCCGCCGCCACCCACCCAGAAAGCACTGAATGCGCTGGCCGAATACCGCGACGGCCGCAGCGATGAGAAGCGGCGTGCCGTCGAAAAAGCGATCGCCTACCTGCGCAAGACCAACGCCGACATCAACTTCTCCACCGTGTCCCGCCGCGCCAAGGTGTCCCGCAAGACCATCTACAAACACGACGACCTGGTGGCCCTCATCAAGCAGTACCGCGACCGCCCCGCCGCCCGCCAGCCAGCACCGGCCGGCCGCGAAACCAGCATCGACGCTGCGCTGCGCCACCGGCTCGCCGCCAAAGACAAAGAGATCGCCGCACTCAAAGCCACCGTGGCAGAACAACAATCAACGATCGAGCTGCTCTACGGCCAACTCGACACCCTTCACGAACAGATCACCTGA
- a CDS encoding Rv2640c family ArsR-like transcriptional regulator — MPKALPVIDMSAPVCCAPVAAGPISDDDALAVAMRLKALADPMRVKIMSLLFSSRPGEETSGELAGALDLSESTVSHHLGQLRKAGLVISDRRGMNVFHRVKPEALQALCVVLDPDCCT, encoded by the coding sequence ATGCCCAAAGCGCTGCCCGTGATCGACATGTCCGCGCCGGTATGCTGCGCCCCGGTAGCCGCGGGCCCGATCAGCGACGACGACGCCCTGGCGGTGGCGATGCGCCTGAAGGCGCTCGCCGACCCGATGCGGGTCAAAATCATGTCTCTACTGTTCAGTTCGCGCCCCGGCGAGGAGACCAGCGGGGAACTGGCCGGGGCGCTCGACTTGAGCGAATCCACCGTCAGCCACCACCTGGGCCAACTCCGCAAAGCCGGGCTGGTGATCTCCGACCGTCGCGGCATGAACGTCTTTCACCGCGTCAAACCCGAAGCGCTCCAAGCACTCTGCGTGGTGCTCGACCCCGACTGCTGCACTTAG
- a CDS encoding ArsI/CadI family heavy metal resistance metalloenzyme: MSRVQLALNVDDLDEAITFYSKLFNTTPAKVKPGYANFAVTEPPLKLVLLENPGKGGTINHLGVEVESREAVHAEIARLTGEGLFTDEEIGTTCCFATQDKVWVTGPAGEKWEVYTVLADSDTFGASPQHLDESSEGDGDVCCGGASKESDQAAASCC, encoded by the coding sequence ATGTCCCGTGTTCAACTCGCCCTCAATGTTGATGATCTCGATGAGGCGATCACGTTCTACTCCAAGCTGTTCAACACCACTCCGGCGAAGGTGAAGCCGGGCTATGCCAACTTCGCCGTCACCGAGCCGCCGCTGAAGCTGGTGCTGCTGGAAAACCCCGGTAAGGGCGGCACCATCAACCACCTCGGCGTCGAGGTGGAGTCCAGGGAAGCCGTCCATGCCGAGATCGCCCGGCTGACCGGCGAGGGGCTGTTCACCGACGAGGAGATCGGCACCACCTGTTGCTTCGCCACCCAGGACAAGGTCTGGGTGACCGGCCCGGCCGGGGAGAAATGGGAGGTCTACACCGTGCTGGCCGACTCCGACACATTCGGCGCCAGCCCACAGCACCTCGACGAATCCAGTGAGGGTGACGGTGATGTGTGCTGCGGCGGCGCATCCAAGGAGTCAGATCAAGCCGCAGCATCCTGCTGCTAG
- a CDS encoding DinB family protein, translated as MDRDAIAADLERARVTFHQLLAAAGPDDWGAPTRGTRWTNEQLLFHMVFGYMVVQRLLPLVRVMGRLPDRVSVTYARVLNAATTPFHHVNYYGSCAAALVYNRVRMGAKLDRVIAALQQRLARETDDSLRRGMHFPPGWDPFFSDYMTLEDVYRYPGRHFDFHAAQLIFT; from the coding sequence ATGGACCGCGACGCCATCGCTGCCGATCTGGAGCGCGCGCGTGTCACGTTTCACCAGCTACTGGCGGCCGCCGGTCCCGACGACTGGGGCGCCCCGACGCGCGGAACCCGTTGGACCAACGAGCAATTGCTGTTCCACATGGTGTTCGGCTACATGGTCGTGCAGCGACTGCTGCCCCTGGTGCGGGTGATGGGCCGACTGCCTGACCGCGTCAGCGTCACCTACGCCCGGGTGCTCAACGCCGCGACCACGCCGTTTCATCACGTCAACTACTACGGATCGTGTGCCGCCGCCCTGGTTTACAACCGGGTCAGGATGGGCGCCAAACTCGACCGGGTCATCGCCGCGCTGCAACAACGACTCGCCCGAGAAACCGACGACTCCCTGCGCCGCGGCATGCACTTCCCGCCGGGATGGGATCCGTTCTTCTCCGATTACATGACGCTCGAAGACGTCTACCGCTACCCAGGGCGCCATTTCGACTTCCACGCGGCCCAGCTCATCTTCACCTGA
- a CDS encoding ArsR/SmtB family transcription factor, with the protein MSKSREMLADQVCCPPGALLHEPISAAVAADMAVKLKALADPVRLQLFSAIASHAGSEACVCDISPGLEVSQPTISHHLKVLRDAGLLTSQRRASWVYYAVVPEALASLAVLLGATTAHTVAGVSA; encoded by the coding sequence ATGTCGAAGTCCCGGGAGATGTTGGCCGATCAAGTGTGTTGCCCTCCGGGCGCCCTGCTGCACGAACCCATATCGGCGGCGGTGGCGGCGGATATGGCGGTCAAGCTCAAGGCGCTGGCCGATCCGGTGCGGCTGCAGCTGTTCTCGGCGATCGCCAGCCACGCCGGCAGCGAGGCCTGCGTCTGTGACATCTCACCCGGGCTGGAAGTCTCCCAGCCGACCATCAGCCATCACCTCAAAGTGCTGCGGGACGCTGGATTGCTGACCTCGCAGCGCCGGGCGTCGTGGGTGTATTACGCCGTGGTGCCCGAAGCGCTGGCCAGCCTGGCCGTGCTCCTCGGCGCGACCACCGCCCACACCGTGGCGGGAGTATCGGCATGA
- the arsB gene encoding ACR3 family arsenite efflux transporter: MTDTTTSPPAVVGKLSTLDRFLPLWIGAAMVAGLLLGRWIPGLNTALEKVQIDGISLPIALGLLIMMYPVLAKVRYDRLDTVTGDRKLLLSSLVLNWVLGPALMFALAWLLLPDLPEYRTGLIIVGLARCIAMVIIWNDLACGDREAAAVLVALNSIFQVIMFAVLGWFYLSVLPGWLGLEQTTIDTSPWQIAKSVLIFLGIPLLAGYLSRRIGEKTKGRDWYEAKFLPTIGPWALYGLLFTIVILFALQGDQITHQPWDVARIALPLLAYFAVMWGGGYLLGTLLDLGYERTTTLAFTAAGNNFELAIAVAIATYGATSGQALAGVVGPLIEVPVLVGLVYVSLALRNRFSHHTSQHLPTGSTTRTEPADD; the protein is encoded by the coding sequence ATGACCGACACCACCACATCCCCTCCAGCGGTCGTCGGCAAGCTCTCCACCCTCGACCGGTTCCTGCCCTTATGGATCGGCGCGGCCATGGTCGCAGGGCTGCTGCTGGGCCGCTGGATCCCCGGCCTGAACACCGCTCTGGAAAAGGTTCAGATCGACGGGATTTCGCTGCCGATCGCCCTGGGCCTGTTGATCATGATGTATCCGGTGCTGGCGAAAGTCCGCTACGACCGCCTCGACACCGTCACCGGCGACCGCAAACTCCTGCTCTCCTCACTGGTCCTGAACTGGGTGCTCGGACCCGCGCTGATGTTCGCACTCGCCTGGCTGCTACTGCCCGACCTGCCCGAATACCGCACCGGCCTGATCATCGTCGGACTGGCCCGCTGCATCGCCATGGTCATCATCTGGAACGACCTGGCCTGCGGAGACCGCGAAGCCGCCGCCGTCCTCGTCGCGCTCAACTCGATCTTCCAAGTCATCATGTTCGCCGTGCTGGGCTGGTTCTACTTGTCGGTGTTGCCCGGCTGGCTCGGCCTGGAACAAACCACCATCGACACCTCACCGTGGCAGATCGCCAAATCCGTACTCATCTTCCTCGGCATCCCGCTATTGGCCGGCTACCTGTCCCGCCGCATCGGCGAGAAAACCAAGGGCCGCGACTGGTATGAGGCCAAGTTCCTACCGACGATCGGCCCATGGGCCCTCTACGGTCTGCTGTTCACCATCGTGATTCTCTTTGCCCTGCAAGGCGATCAGATCACCCACCAACCCTGGGACGTCGCCCGCATCGCCCTACCTCTGTTGGCGTACTTCGCCGTCATGTGGGGCGGGGGCTACCTGCTCGGCACGCTGTTGGATCTGGGTTATGAGCGCACCACCACCCTGGCGTTCACCGCCGCCGGCAACAACTTCGAACTGGCCATCGCCGTGGCGATCGCCACCTACGGCGCCACCTCCGGCCAAGCGCTGGCCGGGGTCGTCGGCCCGCTCATCGAAGTCCCGGTCCTGGTCGGATTGGTCTACGTCTCGCTGGCGCTACGTAATCGGTTCAGCCACCACACCTCCCAACACCTGCCCACCGGCTCGACGACGAGAACGGAACCAGCCGATGACTGA
- a CDS encoding arsenate reductase ArsC, whose product MTDSPVTHQLRHDLSIDQQLALKTAASRLHGEFDGTFGTETIERFLCSSYDQFAGRATIPNFLPLLAERFARQRLHALARVEGKISDGKPTVLFLCTHNAGRSQMALGFFTHLAGDNAIAWSGGSEPGNEINPAAIEAMHEVGIDITGEYPKPWTDEIVQAADVVITMGCGDACPIFPGKRYENWELPDPAGQGLDAVRPIRDDIEERIHRLLTDLNVPITR is encoded by the coding sequence ATGACTGACAGCCCCGTCACCCACCAACTGCGCCACGACCTCTCCATCGACCAACAACTCGCCCTGAAAACCGCGGCGAGCCGTCTGCACGGCGAGTTCGACGGCACCTTCGGCACCGAAACCATCGAACGGTTCCTCTGCTCGTCCTACGACCAGTTCGCCGGCCGCGCCACCATTCCCAACTTCCTGCCGCTGCTGGCCGAACGGTTCGCCCGCCAGCGCCTCCACGCCCTGGCCCGGGTGGAAGGCAAGATCAGCGACGGCAAACCGACCGTCCTGTTCCTATGCACCCACAACGCCGGCCGCTCCCAGATGGCCCTCGGCTTCTTCACCCACCTGGCCGGCGACAACGCGATCGCCTGGTCCGGAGGGTCAGAACCCGGCAACGAGATCAACCCCGCCGCCATCGAGGCCATGCACGAAGTCGGGATCGACATCACCGGCGAATACCCCAAACCCTGGACCGACGAAATCGTGCAAGCCGCCGACGTCGTCATCACCATGGGCTGCGGCGACGCCTGCCCCATCTTCCCCGGAAAACGCTACGAAAACTGGGAACTCCCCGACCCCGCCGGCCAAGGCCTCGACGCGGTCCGCCCGATCCGCGACGACATCGAAGAACGCATCCACCGACTCCTGACCGATCTGAACGTGCCCATCACCCGCTAA
- a CDS encoding arsenate-mycothiol transferase ArsC, translating to MADRSVLFVCVSNAGKSVMAAGLMRQIAGPHIRVTSAGTHAKGAVNQQSVQALAEVGVDISDHQPTQLTEQMLDEADLVVIVGTQAQLEDHPGTTIQRWDTDEPSLRGIDGIDRMRIIRDDITTRVQALAANLSTAAAPPAGQSTQSDRRDG from the coding sequence ATGGCCGACAGATCCGTGTTGTTCGTCTGCGTCAGTAACGCCGGCAAGTCGGTAATGGCCGCCGGGCTCATGCGGCAGATCGCCGGCCCGCACATCCGCGTGACCTCGGCGGGCACCCACGCCAAGGGTGCAGTCAACCAACAATCGGTGCAGGCATTGGCCGAAGTCGGCGTCGACATCAGCGACCATCAGCCCACCCAACTCACCGAGCAGATGCTCGACGAGGCCGATCTGGTCGTCATCGTCGGCACCCAAGCCCAACTCGAGGACCATCCCGGCACCACCATCCAACGGTGGGACACCGACGAACCCTCCCTGCGCGGCATCGACGGCATCGACCGCATGCGAATCATCCGCGACGACATCACCACGCGCGTCCAGGCCCTGGCCGCCAACTTGTCCACCGCGGCCGCACCACCCGCCGGCCAGTCAACACAATCCGACCGCCGAGACGGTTGA
- a CDS encoding MerR family transcriptional regulator, with translation MSDSGLRSGQVAAAAGVNTETLRYYERRGLLRQPQRSLGGHRLYPPETVTMMRVIKAAQRLGFTLDEVADLLAATRLGSRSEAGLHTRAATKLAEVDQKLAELTAVRDTLRAALAAGCDDLLACAESPCCPLPFTAEPDNETKGGTGGCC, from the coding sequence GTGAGCGACAGCGGATTGCGCAGCGGGCAGGTCGCGGCCGCAGCCGGGGTCAACACCGAGACGCTGCGCTACTACGAGCGACGCGGCCTGCTGCGCCAGCCGCAGCGATCACTGGGTGGACACCGCCTATACCCACCGGAAACCGTGACCATGATGCGGGTGATCAAGGCCGCGCAACGGTTGGGCTTCACCCTCGACGAAGTCGCCGACCTGTTGGCCGCCACCCGACTCGGTAGCCGCTCCGAGGCCGGACTACACACCCGGGCGGCCACCAAACTGGCCGAGGTCGACCAGAAGCTCGCCGAACTTACCGCCGTGCGCGACACGCTGCGTGCTGCGCTCGCCGCGGGCTGTGACGACCTCCTCGCCTGCGCCGAAAGCCCCTGCTGCCCACTACCATTCACCGCAGAACCCGACAACGAGACGAAAGGCGGCACCGGTGGCTGCTGCTGA
- a CDS encoding YnfA family protein: protein MVIRSILLFVLAAVAEIGGAWLIWQGVREQRGWLWAGLGVIALGIYGFVATLQPDAHFGRILAAYGGVFVAGSLAWGMALDGFRPDRWDIIGALVCLAGVAVIMYGPRAH, encoded by the coding sequence ATGGTGATCCGTTCAATCCTGTTGTTCGTGTTGGCCGCGGTCGCCGAAATCGGAGGCGCGTGGCTGATCTGGCAAGGTGTGCGCGAGCAACGCGGCTGGCTATGGGCCGGGCTCGGCGTCATCGCACTCGGAATCTACGGGTTTGTCGCCACCCTGCAGCCGGATGCGCATTTCGGCCGGATCCTGGCCGCCTACGGCGGCGTGTTCGTCGCCGGCTCACTGGCCTGGGGCATGGCGCTGGACGGGTTTCGACCCGACCGCTGGGACATCATCGGCGCCCTGGTCTGCCTGGCCGGCGTCGCCGTGATCATGTACGGCCCACGCGCGCACTGA
- a CDS encoding SpoIIAA family protein: MIEFLSCSTGNVVGIRFSGKLNRQTYRDVLGPRIDSLLEQYTTLRVLILIDESFEGWTLPAAWANTIFDLKHRRHFDKIAMLGAPKWEEWCVKIPAALLIRGQLKTFPRDQLEPAWDWLRA, from the coding sequence GTGATCGAGTTCCTGTCCTGCAGCACCGGCAATGTCGTCGGAATCCGGTTCAGCGGCAAGCTGAACCGGCAAACCTACCGCGACGTGCTCGGCCCACGAATCGACTCCCTTCTGGAGCAGTACACCACGTTGCGGGTGCTGATCCTGATCGACGAATCCTTTGAAGGCTGGACCCTTCCCGCGGCCTGGGCCAACACGATCTTCGACCTCAAACATCGACGTCACTTCGACAAGATCGCCATGCTGGGCGCCCCGAAATGGGAAGAATGGTGCGTCAAAATACCCGCGGCACTGCTCATCCGCGGTCAACTGAAGACGTTTCCACGCGATCAACTCGAACCCGCATGGGACTGGCTTCGCGCATAG
- a CDS encoding heavy metal translocating P-type ATPase, producing the protein MSEACGCGSDERSDDEHEPERLWEITELRAAAVAGVVLLAGYVVGGAGGPRPVEIGLYALALAIGAYTFVPSTLRRLTQGKIGVGTLMTIAAVGAVILGEVGEAAMLAFLFSISEGLEEYSLARTRRGLRALLSLVPDEATVLRDGAETIIPPSELRVGDRMLVKPGERVATDGVIVSGRTALDVSAITGESVPVEAGPGDEVFAGSINGTGVLEVEVTSSAADNSLARIVAIVEAEQSRKGEAQRLADRIAKPLVPTIMIAGVLIAAIGSVLGDPLVWIERALVVLVAASPCALAISVPVTVVAAIGAASKLGVLVKGGAALEALGAVRTVALDKTGTLTANKPTVIDVATTNGATREHVLEVAAALEARSEHPLAAAILAAAEGPVRPAEEVEAVTGAGLTGYRDGRRLRLGRPGWLDPGPLAEQVAKMQAAGATAVLVEDNGQVIGAVAVRDELRPEAARVVEALRRGGYQVAMLTGDNQATATALAKQVGIDTVHADLRPEDKAALISQLRQHSSTAMVGDGVNDAPALATADLGIAMGAMGTDVAIETADVALMGEDLRHLTQAFAHARRARRIMLQNVGLSLGLITVLIPLALTGMLGLAAVVAVHELAEIVVIANGVRAGRTKPLRGAIIETGTDSHRLAHTRTQETTTAS; encoded by the coding sequence ATGAGTGAGGCGTGTGGCTGCGGCAGCGACGAACGTAGCGACGACGAGCACGAACCCGAACGGCTCTGGGAGATCACCGAACTGCGCGCCGCCGCGGTGGCGGGTGTGGTGCTGCTGGCCGGGTATGTGGTCGGCGGGGCCGGCGGGCCCCGCCCGGTCGAAATCGGGTTGTATGCGCTGGCGTTGGCGATCGGGGCCTACACGTTCGTGCCCTCGACGCTGCGCCGGCTGACCCAAGGCAAGATCGGGGTCGGCACGCTGATGACGATCGCCGCGGTCGGCGCAGTGATCCTCGGCGAGGTCGGCGAGGCCGCCATGCTGGCGTTCCTGTTCTCCATCAGCGAAGGTCTCGAAGAATACTCGCTGGCCCGCACCCGCCGCGGCCTGCGCGCCCTGTTGTCGCTGGTGCCCGATGAGGCCACCGTCCTGCGCGACGGCGCCGAAACCATCATCCCGCCAAGCGAATTGCGGGTGGGTGACCGGATGCTGGTCAAACCCGGTGAACGCGTCGCCACCGACGGGGTCATCGTCTCAGGCCGTACCGCGCTGGATGTTTCGGCGATCACCGGCGAATCCGTGCCGGTGGAGGCCGGGCCCGGTGATGAGGTGTTCGCCGGGTCGATCAACGGCACCGGGGTGCTCGAGGTCGAGGTCACCAGCAGCGCCGCCGACAACTCGCTGGCCCGCATTGTGGCCATCGTGGAGGCCGAGCAGTCCCGCAAGGGCGAAGCCCAGCGCCTGGCCGACCGCATCGCCAAACCCCTGGTCCCGACGATCATGATCGCCGGCGTCCTCATCGCGGCCATCGGCAGCGTGTTGGGTGATCCGCTGGTGTGGATCGAACGCGCCCTGGTGGTGCTGGTGGCGGCCTCCCCATGCGCGCTGGCGATCTCGGTGCCGGTCACCGTGGTCGCCGCGATCGGCGCGGCCAGCAAGCTCGGCGTCCTGGTCAAGGGCGGCGCGGCGCTGGAAGCCCTGGGCGCGGTCCGCACCGTGGCGCTGGATAAGACCGGCACATTGACTGCCAACAAGCCCACCGTCATCGACGTCGCCACCACCAACGGCGCCACCCGCGAGCATGTGCTGGAGGTCGCGGCGGCGTTGGAGGCCCGCAGCGAACACCCCCTGGCTGCAGCGATCCTCGCCGCCGCCGAGGGCCCGGTCCGACCCGCCGAGGAGGTGGAGGCGGTCACCGGCGCCGGCCTCACCGGGTATCGCGACGGCCGCCGGTTGCGGCTCGGTCGGCCCGGCTGGCTCGATCCCGGCCCGCTGGCCGAACAGGTCGCCAAGATGCAGGCCGCCGGGGCGACCGCGGTGCTGGTCGAAGACAACGGTCAGGTCATTGGGGCGGTCGCGGTGCGTGACGAACTACGGCCCGAAGCCGCCCGGGTCGTCGAGGCGTTACGCCGTGGGGGTTATCAGGTGGCGATGCTGACCGGTGACAACCAAGCGACCGCGACCGCCCTGGCCAAGCAGGTGGGGATCGATACGGTGCATGCTGATCTGCGGCCCGAAGACAAGGCCGCGCTGATTAGTCAACTGCGCCAACATTCCTCGACGGCCATGGTCGGTGACGGCGTCAACGACGCCCCCGCCCTGGCCACCGCAGACCTCGGCATCGCCATGGGCGCAATGGGCACCGACGTGGCGATCGAAACCGCCGACGTCGCCCTCATGGGTGAAGACCTGCGCCACCTCACCCAAGCCTTCGCCCACGCCCGCCGTGCCCGGCGCATCATGCTGCAAAACGTCGGCCTCTCACTGGGCCTGATCACGGTACTCATTCCGCTCGCCCTCACCGGGATGCTGGGGTTGGCCGCGGTCGTCGCCGTGCACGAACTCGCCGAAATCGTCGTCATCGCCAACGGGGTCCGCGCCGGACGCACCAAACCCCTCCGGGGCGCCATCATCGAAACCGGAACCGACTCCCACCGGCTGGCACACACCCGCACCCAGGAAACCACGACAGCCAGTTGA
- a CDS encoding ArsR/SmtB family transcription factor, producing the protein MKSGSVDPAVCGNVDAATALFHSLSDATRLAILRRLAGGEARVVDLTGELGLAQSTVSAHLACLRDCGLVDFRPQGRASVYRLARPELLEMLRAAEAVLEATGNAVALCPNYGLPDQRKKVAR; encoded by the coding sequence ATGAAAAGTGGTTCGGTCGATCCCGCGGTGTGCGGGAATGTGGATGCGGCGACGGCGTTGTTTCACAGCCTCTCGGATGCGACCCGGTTGGCGATCCTGCGCCGCCTGGCGGGTGGTGAGGCCCGGGTGGTGGATCTGACGGGCGAGTTGGGGTTGGCGCAGTCGACGGTGTCGGCGCATCTGGCCTGCCTGCGTGACTGCGGGTTGGTGGATTTCCGGCCGCAGGGCCGCGCCTCGGTGTATCGGCTGGCCCGCCCGGAGCTGCTGGAGATGTTGCGCGCGGCCGAGGCGGTGCTGGAGGCCACCGGCAACGCGGTGGCGTTGTGCCCCAACTACGGCCTCCCCGATCAGCGGAAGAAGGTTGCTCGATGA
- a CDS encoding DsbA family protein — protein MARASRMLLTAFVIAAMAIGALVYLSVRDRDSTAPAQSDTSEIGQVVRENSHRLNSVPESKVTFVEFLDFECEGCRAVYPEIEKLRAEYGDRVNFVIRHFPLPAHVNAERAARAVEAAAQQGQLEAVYRKMYDTQAQWGEKQTPADDVFRGFAAELGLDMAAFDAAYADPATLERIRLDMADGRALGVQGTPTFFLNGTRIQPHSYEDLAKALDQALAEN, from the coding sequence ATGGCGCGCGCCAGCCGCATGTTGCTCACCGCGTTCGTCATCGCCGCGATGGCGATCGGTGCGCTGGTCTACCTGTCGGTGCGCGACCGTGACTCGACCGCCCCAGCGCAGTCCGATACCAGCGAGATCGGGCAGGTGGTGCGGGAGAACAGTCACCGGCTCAACTCGGTGCCTGAGAGCAAGGTGACGTTCGTGGAGTTTCTCGACTTCGAATGTGAGGGTTGCCGCGCGGTTTACCCGGAGATCGAAAAGTTGCGGGCTGAATACGGGGACCGGGTGAATTTCGTGATCCGCCACTTCCCGCTGCCAGCGCACGTCAACGCCGAGCGGGCCGCCCGGGCCGTGGAAGCCGCCGCCCAGCAGGGCCAGCTGGAGGCGGTGTATCGCAAAATGTATGACACCCAGGCTCAGTGGGGTGAAAAGCAAACCCCGGCCGATGACGTATTCCGTGGATTCGCAGCAGAACTCGGCCTGGATATGGCCGCTTTCGACGCGGCCTACGCCGATCCCGCCACGCTGGAGCGCATCCGGCTCGACATGGCCGACGGCCGGGCCTTGGGGGTGCAGGGCACGCCGACGTTTTTCCTCAACGGCACCCGCATCCAACCGCACAGCTATGAAGACCTCGCCAAGGCCCTTGATCAAGCGCTCGCCGAGAACTAA
- a CDS encoding methyltransferase family protein produces the protein MPATALIFYVIFAVLGFGWRSWTQYRHTGSTGFRGIHGRPGSLQWLAGVGFIAAILAGAAAPLLQLLDILTPMAVLDAPWIQTTGIVLAVAGIAATVHAQRDMGPSWRIGVDPSETTTLVRHGVFALVRNPIFTAMLIFAAGITLITPNPLALAAFAVLWATIELQVRVVEEPYLNTIHGQAYRDYCGAVGRFVPYIGRRLTV, from the coding sequence ATGCCCGCCACCGCGCTCATCTTCTACGTGATCTTTGCCGTCTTAGGGTTCGGCTGGCGCAGTTGGACCCAATACCGCCACACCGGATCCACCGGATTCCGCGGCATCCACGGTCGGCCCGGGTCGCTGCAATGGTTGGCCGGTGTCGGATTCATCGCCGCCATCCTCGCCGGGGCGGCCGCGCCCCTGCTGCAACTGCTCGACATCCTCACCCCGATGGCCGTGCTTGATGCGCCGTGGATCCAGACCACCGGCATAGTGCTGGCCGTCGCCGGGATCGCCGCCACCGTCCACGCCCAACGCGACATGGGCCCATCGTGGCGCATCGGAGTGGACCCCAGCGAAACAACCACATTGGTGCGCCACGGCGTGTTCGCGCTGGTACGCAACCCCATCTTCACCGCCATGCTGATCTTCGCCGCCGGCATCACCCTGATCACCCCAAACCCGCTTGCCCTGGCCGCCTTCGCCGTCTTGTGGGCCACGATCGAACTGCAGGTACGAGTGGTCGAAGAGCCCTACCTCAACACCATCCACGGCCAGGCCTACCGGGACTACTGTGGGGCTGTCGGCCGGTTCGTTCCCTACATCGGACGCCGCCTGACCGTCTGA
- a CDS encoding class I SAM-dependent methyltransferase, with translation MPTDDRTARWNRYWDKKSRTYDREIGFFDRHLFGDSRQWVCSQATGDVLEVAIGTGLNLAFYPENVTLTGIDWSQQMLDIARQRAADLGHPATLQQADAHHLPFDDASFDTVVCTFGLCAIPDHTQALTEMTRVLRPGGKLILVDHIRSSTAPVRAVQRGLELFTIPLGGEHFLRRPLEHLRAATDLAIDHRERFTLGLVERVVAHKTPAT, from the coding sequence ATGCCCACCGATGATCGCACCGCCCGCTGGAACCGGTACTGGGACAAGAAATCTCGCACCTATGACCGTGAGATCGGGTTCTTCGACCGCCACCTGTTCGGCGACTCCCGCCAATGGGTCTGCAGCCAAGCCACCGGCGACGTCCTGGAGGTCGCGATCGGCACCGGACTCAACCTTGCCTTCTACCCCGAGAACGTCACCCTGACCGGGATCGACTGGAGCCAGCAGATGCTCGACATCGCCCGCCAACGCGCCGCCGACCTCGGTCACCCCGCCACCCTGCAACAAGCCGACGCGCATCACCTGCCGTTCGACGATGCCAGCTTCGACACCGTCGTCTGCACCTTCGGGCTCTGCGCCATCCCCGACCACACCCAAGCCCTCACCGAAATGACCCGAGTCCTGCGCCCCGGCGGAAAACTCATCCTCGTCGACCACATCCGCAGCAGCACCGCCCCAGTCCGAGCCGTGCAGCGGGGCCTCGAACTATTCACCATTCCCCTCGGCGGCGAACACTTCCTACGTCGCCCCCTAGAGCACCTGCGGGCCGCGACCGACCTCGCGATCGACCATCGTGAGCGGTTCACACTCGGCCTCGTCGAACGCGTCGTCGCCCACAAAACCCCTGCCACCTGA